The region GAAGTAATGTCTCAAACCGGCGTGATCAACAGGCTATCAAAGGATGAGCAGGAACTTGTCAGAAATGTAGTGTATTACCATAATCGGGCTTCTTTGCCCCATAGCGATGATCAGAAATTTCTTCTGATTCTTAAATTGCTTAGAGATGCCGATAAGATTAATATTCTTCAGGTGGTAACTGAACACTATGCAGGAATAAACCGGAATAACGCAATTAACCTGGGGCTTCCAGATACACCTGAAATATCGGAAAAAATCGTTCAGTGCATTCTTGGGAAAAAAATAGCAAATGTTAAAGATATGAGAACTGTCAACGATTTCAAACTTTTGCAGGTCAGTTGGGTGTTCGATATCAATTTCCCAAGGACATATCAAATTTTCAAACAGCGTAGTTATATCGATAAGTTATCTTCAGCGCTGCCACAAACAGAAATAGTGAAACATGCTATTGAATCGGCAAACAGTTTTTTATTACAAAATGCATAACTGGAAAGTAGACTAAGAACAGGTTG is a window of Fibrobacter sp. DNA encoding:
- a CDS encoding HD domain-containing protein, whose translation is MIQEADLLYFKNWFEMYIKQFCTGVERIDTAICLKVRHTKDVVREILDIADTLQLDAEQHCLAEIVATLHDIGRFEQYMRYHTYSDQRSEDHAKLGLEVMSQTGVINRLSKDEQELVRNVVYYHNRASLPHSDDQKFLLILKLLRDADKINILQVVTEHYAGINRNNAINLGLPDTPEISEKIVQCILGKKIANVKDMRTVNDFKLLQVSWVFDINFPRTYQIFKQRSYIDKLSSALPQTEIVKHAIESANSFLLQNA